The Candidatus Methylomirabilota bacterium sequence GTTTTACGTTTGAGGCGTCGAGCACCGCCAATCATCGTGGTGACCCACCCAATCTCGGGCAGTTTCTGATTACCATTGATCCTTCGGCGTTTGGAGGCACCGACTTTCCAGCGCGTCTGGAGACCCTGTTGTCGGCAATGCTGAGTCAGGAGGGCGTTCGGCTACCTGGAGACCGGCGCATTGCGAAGCGTGTACAAACCCAGAATGAAGGGGTTTCCATCAGCGACGATCTGCACAAACGTTTGCTGGATTATTGCTGATAATGGCTCATCACTCCCGTCTTTCGGTAACGT is a genomic window containing:
- a CDS encoding Ldh family oxidoreductase; its protein translation is PIPEGWAFDKDGQPTTDARAGLEGSMAPFGDYKGAALALMVDILSAGVTGSSFTFEASSTANHRGDPPNLGQFLITIDPSAFGGTDFPARLETLLSAMLSQEGVRLPGDRRIAKRVQTQNEGVSISDDLHKRLLDYC